In Segatella copri, a single genomic region encodes these proteins:
- a CDS encoding alanine/glycine:cation symporter family protein produces MIDSIQNILVQVSDFLWSYIIITVLICCALFFTWRTRFVQFRLIREMIRLLIHPDKVQPEEIGHDELSMEVKVDGEMKHISSFQAFVVALASRIGTGNLAGVATAVSIGGPGAVFWMWMLALLGSASAFIESTLAQLYKRKGKTSFYGGPAYYMKYGLGKGWMGILFAVLMIITFGFAYNSVQSNTICLAWQKAFGIEPATMGIALTVLTLLIIFGGIHRVAKFSSTVVPVMAVIYLLIAVGVVVWNITSLPKVLLTIIENAFGFNQAAGGVLGVTVIQGIKRGLFSNEAGEGSAPNAAAVATVSHPVKQGLIQALGVFTDTLVVCSCTAFIILVSGVDLTASNGIQLTQDALTHEIGSIGNPFVAVMIWLFAFSSIIGNYYYGETNVRYIRDSKLGVFVYRLAVAAMVMVGAVVSLDFAWSFADITMALLTLCNLVAIVLLSRQAVFLLKDYRQQKKEGKNPVFTKDKMPEIADKLEAW; encoded by the coding sequence ATGATAGATTCAATACAAAACATTTTAGTTCAGGTTAGCGATTTCCTTTGGTCGTATATCATCATCACCGTCTTGATATGCTGTGCCCTGTTTTTCACTTGGCGTACCCGTTTCGTCCAGTTCCGCCTAATCAGAGAGATGATCAGGCTGCTGATTCATCCCGACAAGGTACAACCGGAAGAAATAGGACACGATGAACTGTCGATGGAGGTGAAAGTGGATGGCGAAATGAAACACATTTCTTCCTTCCAGGCATTCGTGGTAGCATTGGCTAGCCGTATTGGCACCGGTAATCTTGCCGGTGTGGCTACTGCTGTCAGCATCGGTGGACCGGGAGCAGTATTCTGGATGTGGATGCTGGCTTTGCTGGGTTCTGCATCCGCTTTCATAGAATCAACTCTCGCCCAACTTTACAAGCGGAAAGGCAAAACATCTTTCTATGGCGGACCGGCCTATTATATGAAGTATGGTTTGGGAAAGGGATGGATGGGTATTCTTTTTGCCGTGCTGATGATCATTACCTTCGGCTTTGCCTATAATTCAGTGCAGAGCAATACTATCTGTCTGGCATGGCAGAAGGCTTTTGGCATAGAACCTGCCACCATGGGAATTGCCCTCACTGTACTCACCCTGCTCATCATCTTCGGTGGTATCCATAGAGTGGCTAAGTTCTCTTCTACCGTGGTTCCTGTGATGGCTGTCATTTATCTTCTGATAGCTGTAGGTGTTGTTGTTTGGAATATCACCAGTCTTCCAAAGGTTCTGCTTACCATTATTGAGAATGCCTTCGGATTCAATCAGGCTGCTGGCGGAGTTCTTGGCGTTACTGTGATACAGGGTATCAAGCGAGGTCTGTTCAGTAATGAGGCAGGTGAAGGTAGTGCACCGAATGCAGCTGCGGTAGCTACAGTCAGTCATCCTGTAAAACAGGGATTGATACAGGCTCTGGGTGTTTTTACAGATACGCTGGTCGTATGTTCCTGCACCGCATTCATTATCCTGGTGAGCGGTGTGGATCTTACTGCTTCAAATGGTATTCAACTCACCCAGGATGCCCTGACCCACGAAATCGGAAGCATCGGCAATCCGTTTGTTGCGGTAATGATATGGCTGTTTGCCTTTAGCAGCATCATCGGCAATTATTATTATGGAGAAACCAATGTGAGATATATCAGGGACTCCAAGCTGGGTGTATTTGTCTATCGTCTTGCTGTAGCAGCAATGGTGATGGTCGGAGCGGTAGTATCTCTGGATTTTGCATGGAGTTTTGCAGATATCACGATGGCTCTTCTCACCCTCTGCAATCTCGTAGCCATCGTCCTGCTTTCCCGTCAGGCCGTCTTCCTGTTGAAAGACTATCGCCAACAGAAGAAGGAAGGTAAGAATCCTGTATTCACCAAGGATAAGATGCCAGAGATTGCTGATAAACTGGAGGCATGGTAA
- a CDS encoding SGNH/GDSL hydrolase family protein — translation MKRFTIIISFIMLTFMPLMAQVKQTVAVLGDSYSTFEGFIPKGYATWYSPTTPPETTDVNKVEQTWWWQVIKEGGYKMGNINSYSGATICNTGYRDEDYTDRSFITRSSLLGNPDIILICGATNDNWADAPLGNYQYSDWKRADLYCFRPAMAKLLSDIRQHYPNVEVYFILNSELKDVINESVKKICNKYQVPVIALHDIDKKNGHPTIKGMKSIADQVLKVIKK, via the coding sequence ATGAAAAGATTTACGATTATCATTTCTTTCATTATGCTCACCTTCATGCCGCTCATGGCACAGGTGAAGCAGACCGTTGCCGTTCTCGGTGACTCGTATTCCACTTTCGAGGGGTTCATTCCTAAGGGTTATGCCACCTGGTACTCACCTACTACTCCACCAGAAACTACAGATGTAAACAAGGTTGAGCAAACCTGGTGGTGGCAAGTTATCAAGGAAGGAGGCTATAAAATGGGAAATATCAATTCTTATTCTGGTGCTACCATCTGCAACACTGGCTATCGTGACGAAGATTATACCGACCGTTCTTTCATCACCCGCAGTTCTCTTCTTGGCAATCCGGATATCATCCTGATTTGCGGTGCTACGAATGACAACTGGGCTGATGCCCCGCTCGGCAACTATCAGTATAGCGACTGGAAGCGCGCAGATTTGTATTGTTTCCGCCCAGCCATGGCCAAGCTGCTTTCTGATATACGACAGCATTATCCTAATGTAGAGGTATATTTCATCTTAAATTCTGAACTCAAAGATGTAATCAATGAGTCAGTTAAAAAGATCTGCAACAAATATCAGGTTCCTGTCATTGCTCTTCATGATATTGACAAGAAAAATGGTCACCCTACAATCAAGGGAATGAAAAGTATTGCAGACCAGGTTCTGAAGGTTATAAAAAAGTAA